One region of Candidatus Bathyarchaeia archaeon genomic DNA includes:
- a CDS encoding 3-ketoacyl-CoA thiolase, whose amino-acid sequence MRKVAIVGGGATRCGKREATWRGLVQEAGKAMFGNVPNLSPKDVDSLFVGAAEPGRFAFLSHVAPLVAECLGIQPRKVIARTELMCASGQAAIRYAWACVATGLSDVAVAFGAEKMYMPDMAEAQTNMSCVLDREWDGVNALSAPPFFAMTAQRHMHEFGTTEEQMAKVCVKNHKYSALNPLAQFPKEVTVEDVLKSLVVAPPLKLLDCSGITDGAAGVVLVPAEDAKKYTDAPMYVIGSGQANIGNNVNNLGSLTDWVPLKIAAKEAYESAHITSDDIDIAELHDCFTISEIMEYEALGWCEKGKGGKFIDEAQSYIGAKIAVNPRGGLLGCGHPLGATAILQAIDVMQQFRGEVPKGRYVKNADIAITHNLSGPANVHSILVYSKQMR is encoded by the coding sequence ATGCGTAAGGTCGCAATCGTCGGCGGCGGAGCAACTCGCTGCGGCAAGCGCGAAGCCACATGGCGAGGCTTGGTTCAAGAAGCTGGAAAAGCCATGTTCGGAAACGTTCCCAACCTGTCTCCCAAAGATGTGGACAGCCTCTTTGTGGGAGCCGCTGAACCCGGAAGATTCGCTTTCCTATCACACGTTGCCCCACTTGTCGCCGAATGCTTAGGCATACAACCGCGAAAGGTCATAGCTCGCACTGAACTAATGTGCGCGTCCGGTCAAGCCGCAATCCGCTATGCTTGGGCTTGCGTTGCCACCGGCTTGTCTGATGTTGCGGTGGCTTTTGGCGCCGAGAAAATGTACATGCCTGACATGGCTGAGGCTCAAACTAACATGAGCTGCGTGCTTGATCGTGAATGGGACGGCGTCAACGCTTTGTCAGCGCCGCCTTTCTTCGCTATGACTGCGCAAAGACACATGCACGAGTTTGGCACGACTGAGGAGCAGATGGCAAAGGTCTGCGTCAAAAACCACAAATATTCCGCCCTTAACCCCCTAGCGCAGTTTCCGAAAGAAGTAACAGTTGAAGACGTGCTAAAGTCGCTTGTCGTGGCGCCGCCTCTGAAGTTACTTGACTGCAGCGGCATAACCGATGGCGCAGCCGGCGTTGTGCTGGTTCCAGCTGAAGACGCCAAGAAATACACAGACGCACCCATGTACGTGATCGGCAGCGGACAAGCCAACATTGGAAACAACGTGAACAATCTAGGCAGCCTGACTGACTGGGTTCCTCTCAAGATCGCAGCCAAAGAAGCCTACGAATCCGCTCACATCACTTCAGACGACATCGACATCGCAGAGCTTCACGATTGCTTCACAATAAGCGAAATCATGGAGTACGAGGCACTGGGCTGGTGCGAGAAAGGCAAAGGCGGCAAATTCATCGACGAAGCACAAAGCTACATAGGCGCAAAAATAGCAGTTAACCCACGAGGCGGACTGCTCGGCTGCGGACACCCGCTTGGAGCCACAGCCATCTTGCAGGCAATCGACGTTATGCAGCAGTTCAGAGGCGAAGTGCCCAAAGGAAGATACGTGAAAAACGCTGACATAGCCATCACCCACAATCTGAGCGGACCAGCCAACGTTCACAGCATCCTAGTCTACTCGAAGCAAATGAGGTGA
- a CDS encoding ParB/RepB/Spo0J family partition protein has product MNGQLMEVELKKIRPNRLNPRLEISIIRLNDLADSIKQVGLLEPLVVRPVGDGYEVVVGERRYRACQQVGLKTVPAVVRQYTDEEVIELNLVENIQREDLSAVEKGNCCKLLLDKYPKKFSNVQGLASRLGLSSATVKTWLQLTKASKEIQSMVAPAQVERRGTPEGKIDYTTARTIMRRIPEPERQVEIGQKLASEGMSQKLARRVIEEAAKSPDRKVEDILTEVKAEPSELFFEPVDMESIVKGGKTQMTSRSAPDAGVKTGAKVHASIYVPRFADLQIVSVERKRLRFFDSEDAKREGYSSLAEFKRVWKEKYGEWNDNELVHIINFRKIG; this is encoded by the coding sequence ATGAACGGCCAACTTATGGAAGTGGAATTGAAGAAAATTCGTCCCAACCGTCTTAATCCAAGGCTTGAGATCAGCATTATTCGGCTGAATGACTTGGCTGACAGCATTAAACAGGTTGGCTTGTTGGAGCCGCTGGTTGTTCGCCCTGTTGGCGACGGATACGAAGTTGTTGTGGGCGAACGGCGCTATCGTGCTTGTCAGCAAGTCGGCTTGAAAACCGTGCCCGCAGTTGTCAGGCAATACACGGATGAAGAAGTCATCGAACTGAACCTAGTTGAAAACATTCAGAGAGAAGACTTGAGTGCAGTTGAAAAGGGAAACTGCTGCAAACTCTTGCTGGACAAGTATCCAAAGAAGTTCAGCAACGTTCAAGGACTCGCTAGCCGGCTTGGACTTTCATCTGCCACTGTGAAAACTTGGCTTCAGTTAACCAAAGCATCTAAAGAAATTCAGAGTATGGTTGCGCCTGCGCAGGTGGAGAGACGGGGCACGCCTGAGGGAAAGATCGACTATACTACAGCGCGAACCATCATGAGGCGCATACCTGAACCGGAGAGACAGGTTGAGATTGGACAGAAACTTGCCAGTGAGGGCATGTCACAGAAACTGGCTCGGAGAGTCATAGAAGAAGCAGCGAAATCACCTGACAGAAAGGTGGAAGACATCCTGACCGAGGTTAAAGCTGAGCCTTCTGAGCTCTTCTTTGAACCCGTTGACATGGAGTCCATTGTCAAAGGTGGCAAGACTCAAATGACTAGTCGAAGTGCACCAGATGCAGGTGTAAAGACTGGCGCCAAGGTTCACGCCAGCATTTACGTGCCTCGCTTCGCTGATCTGCAGATTGTTTCTGTTGAGAGGAAGCGGCTGAGGTTTTTCGATTCCGAGGATGCAAAGAGAGAAGGGTATTCAAGTCTTGCCGAGTTCAAGAGAGTTTGGAAGGAAAAGTATGGAGAATGGAATGATAACGAGTTGGTGCACATTATCAACTTTCGAAAAATCGGATGA
- a CDS encoding enoyl-CoA hydratase-related protein, with protein MIEFKNTLYEKNEGIATITINRPDALNALDQETIMEISVRLEDAEKDENIRVMVITGAGDRAFSAGADLRMMKGASPVRGADLARVGQHLTTQVEACSKPVIAAINGFALGGGLELAMACDIRVASETAQIGQPEINVGLIPGWGGTQRLPRFVGKGIAKEMIFTGRRIDARTAERHGLVNTVVPADQLQAKVKELAIELTGKPPIALKYCKKLINDSTETHPDAGLWQEAEAFGLVASTEDFNEGVTAFLEKRKPVYKGK; from the coding sequence ATGATAGAATTTAAGAACACACTTTACGAAAAAAATGAAGGCATAGCCACAATCACCATAAATCGCCCAGACGCGTTGAACGCACTCGACCAAGAAACAATAATGGAAATCTCAGTACGGCTAGAAGACGCAGAAAAAGACGAAAACATACGAGTCATGGTCATCACAGGCGCGGGAGACCGAGCCTTCTCAGCTGGCGCAGATTTGAGGATGATGAAGGGAGCCAGCCCTGTGAGAGGAGCAGACCTCGCCAGAGTAGGACAACATCTCACAACGCAAGTCGAAGCCTGTAGTAAACCTGTTATCGCAGCCATCAACGGCTTTGCACTAGGCGGAGGCCTAGAACTCGCTATGGCATGCGACATACGCGTAGCCTCTGAAACCGCTCAAATCGGACAGCCAGAAATAAACGTTGGTCTCATACCTGGCTGGGGCGGAACACAACGGCTTCCAAGGTTCGTGGGCAAGGGCATAGCCAAAGAAATGATTTTCACAGGCAGGCGGATTGACGCAAGAACCGCTGAACGCCACGGCTTGGTCAACACAGTAGTGCCCGCAGACCAACTGCAGGCCAAGGTCAAAGAACTAGCAATCGAACTCACCGGAAAACCACCTATCGCTCTCAAATACTGTAAGAAGCTGATCAACGACAGCACTGAGACGCATCCTGACGCAGGCTTGTGGCAGGAAGCAGAAGCCTTTGGTCTAGTAGCGTCCACAGAGGATTTCAACGAAGGCGTAACAGCGTTCTTAGAGAAAAGGAAACCAGTATACAAAGGAAAATAG
- a CDS encoding Zn-ribbon domain-containing OB-fold protein, producing MGNTEIEKINRPETVKLPFMLDFYPLEDAKTTEISQFFQNLKQGKLTTTKCKKCSQLLWPPRIVCPNCLASEFEWADLGTEGELYAFTEVRIGAPLGFVQDAPFCVGLVKIGGLTISSRIDNAKHDQLKIGDKLQLKIVELADGRIFFRFAKA from the coding sequence ATGGGCAACACAGAAATCGAGAAAATAAACCGACCCGAAACAGTGAAATTGCCATTCATGCTGGATTTCTACCCGCTAGAAGACGCCAAAACAACCGAAATCAGCCAATTCTTCCAAAACCTGAAGCAAGGAAAGCTAACCACCACCAAATGCAAGAAATGCAGCCAACTTCTGTGGCCTCCAAGAATAGTCTGCCCAAACTGCCTTGCCAGCGAATTCGAATGGGCTGACTTGGGCACCGAAGGCGAACTCTACGCATTCACCGAAGTCCGCATAGGCGCACCCCTCGGCTTTGTACAAGATGCACCTTTCTGCGTAGGCTTGGTCAAAATAGGCGGCTTAACCATATCAAGCCGAATCGACAACGCCAAACACGACCAACTCAAGATAGGCGACAAACTACAACTCAAAATAGTAGAACTCGCAGACGGAAGAATCTTCTTCAGGTTTGCCAAAGCCTAA